Proteins from a genomic interval of Rhipicephalus microplus isolate Deutch F79 chromosome 6, USDA_Rmic, whole genome shotgun sequence:
- the LOC119168348 gene encoding iris, whose translation MAQGLNDSLLQFALDMYGKLQSQNKGGQNIFFSPFSIALPLTMALAGARNNTAEQLAALLHVKNDRSKVQCSVTKLLKQLSEFAPDVEFHVANRVYGDQRFAVQKSYRSDMENSYGATVTSVDFSKNHEDVRLEANEWVLKQTASKIRDLLPPGSVGANTTLLLLNAIYFKGFWSSPFTAHLTKPHDFHLDSENVVKVDTMSHAYGYKISTSKELRARALEMPYRGGKMSMVILLPDEVEGLPFL comes from the coding sequence ATGGCGCAAGGTCTCAACGACTCGCTTCTCCAGTTTGCCTTGGACATGTACGGCAAACTGCAGTCCCAAAACAAGGGCGGCCAGAATATCTTTTTCTCCCCGTTCAGCATCGCCCTACCACTCACTATGGCTCTCGCCGGGGCGCGCAACAACACCGCCGAACAACTCGCCGCCCTTCTTCACGTCAAAAACGATCGGAGCAAAGTTCAGTGCAGTGTCACGAAATTGCTCAAACAACTTTCGGAATTCGCGCCGGACGTCGAGTTTCACGTGGCCAACCGTGTGTACGGCGACCAACGCTTCGCGGTCCAGAAGAGTTATCGTTCCGACATGGAGAACTCGTACGGCGCAACCGTCACGTCCGTCGACTTCTCCAAGAACCACGAAGATGTTCGTCTGGAAGCCAACGAGTGGGTCTTGAAACAGACCGCCTCCAAGATTCGGGATCTGCTGCCACCAGGCAGCGTCGGCGCCAATACCACGTTGCTACTGCTGAACGCCATTTACTTCAAGGGTTTCTGGAGCTCGCCCTTCACGGCGCACCTTACCAAACCGCACGACTTTCACCTCGATTCCGAGAACGTTGTGAAAGTGGACACCATGTCCCATGCTTACGGTTACAAAATCAGCACTTCCAAGGAGCTCAGGGCTCGAGCCCTTGAGATGCCCTACAGAGGCGGCAAGATGTCCATGGTCATCCTACTACCGGACGAAGTGGAAGGCCTGCCCTTTCTGTAG